The genomic interval AGGCCATCATTTTCGAATACTACCGACGGGGCTCGCCGTTGGCTGATACGCTGCTGGACCACAGTCGCAGGGTGCGGGACAAGGCCCTGGCCGTGGCGAGCGGTTTGACCGGTGAGCCGGTGGATCTGGATTTTCTATCCGCCGCGGCCATGCTCCACGATATCGGCATCATCGAGACGGCGGCCCCGTCCATTCATTGCCACGGCATGCAGCCCTATGTGCGCCACGGCATTATCGGCCGCCGCATGCTCGAAGCCCATGGGCTCGATCGGCTCGCCCTGGTGTGCGAGCGCCATATCGGCACCGGCATCACCCGTGAGGACGTTCGTCGGCAGCGGTTGCCCCTGCCCAGTCGCGACATGGCGCCGCTCTCTTTGGAAGAGACGATAGTCTGCTATGCGGATAAGTTTTTTTCCAAGACCAATGGCGGCTGCGAGCACACCGCAGAACAGGTCACCGCCGATTTGGCCCGTTATGGAGCGGAGAAGGCGGCCGTATTTCTGGCCTGGCACCGCCGGTTCGAAACCCGGTCATCTGCACCGCCGGTCATGACCGACATGGGGGACCGGGTTCACGCCGATTCAAGGAGTACATCATGAGTTCACCGGAAGACAATCGCCGCAGCGGCCGGGTGTTGCCCGTGGCCCTGACCATCGCCGGTTCGGACAGCTCGGGCGGCGCCGGCATCCAGGCCGACCTGAAAACCTTTCAGGCCCTGGGGGTTTTCGGCATGAGCGCCATTACTGCGGTGACAGTCCAGAACACCTGCAAGGTGTACGCGGTTCAGACCATGCCTCCTAAAATCGTCCACGATCAGATCGTCTGCCTGTTCGACGACATTGGCATCGATGCCGTGAAGATCGGCATGGTGGCCGATGCCGCCGTGATCGAAGCGATCGCGGCGGCCCTTTCAGGCGTGGCGCGGCCGCCGGTGGTGCTCGATCCGGTCATGATCTCCAAGAGCGGTTATGCCCTGCTCGATCCCCAGGCGCGGCAGGCGTTGATTCAGCACCTGTTTCCCCTGGCTCAGGTGGTCACCCCCAACATTCATGAGGCCGAGGCCCTGATCGGCAGCCGGATCGAAACC from Desulfatitalea tepidiphila carries:
- a CDS encoding HD domain-containing protein, with product MMHVDAEAIIFEYYRRGSPLADTLLDHSRRVRDKALAVASGLTGEPVDLDFLSAAAMLHDIGIIETAAPSIHCHGMQPYVRHGIIGRRMLEAHGLDRLALVCERHIGTGITREDVRRQRLPLPSRDMAPLSLEETIVCYADKFFSKTNGGCEHTAEQVTADLARYGAEKAAVFLAWHRRFETRSSAPPVMTDMGDRVHADSRSTS
- the thiD gene encoding bifunctional hydroxymethylpyrimidine kinase/phosphomethylpyrimidine kinase, with product MSSPEDNRRSGRVLPVALTIAGSDSSGGAGIQADLKTFQALGVFGMSAITAVTVQNTCKVYAVQTMPPKIVHDQIVCLFDDIGIDAVKIGMVADAAVIEAIAAALSGVARPPVVLDPVMISKSGYALLDPQARQALIQHLFPLAQVVTPNIHEAEALIGSRIETEAQMRTAAERIRALGAEKVVVKGGHLGGSQATDIVFDGRRFQSLTSERLETANTHGTGCTFSSAIAAYLAKGAGFSMP